A genomic region of Limnohabitans curvus contains the following coding sequences:
- a CDS encoding undecaprenyl-diphosphate phosphatase — MDIVLLLKAAVMGVVEGLTEFLPISSTGHLILAGALLGMDDEKGKVFDIAIQTGAIFAVIIVYWQKIASTVVALPTQVEARRFALNVLIAFVPAVVLGLVFGKFIKAHLFTPTVVASTFIIGGFIILWAEGWGRAKPEGEEEPAVEPARIETVEAMSPLDALKVGLVQCLAMIPGTSRSGATIIGGMLLGLSRKAATDFSFYLAIPTLIGAGAYSLYKERALLSMADAPVFAVGLVFSFISAWICVRWLLRYIASHSFVPFAWYRIVFGIVVLVTAWTDMVTWAA, encoded by the coding sequence ATGGATATCGTTTTGTTGCTCAAAGCCGCCGTGATGGGCGTGGTCGAAGGTTTGACCGAGTTTTTGCCTATTTCATCCACAGGCCACCTCATCTTGGCTGGCGCTTTGCTGGGAATGGACGACGAGAAGGGGAAAGTGTTTGACATCGCCATTCAGACGGGGGCCATCTTCGCGGTCATCATTGTTTACTGGCAAAAGATTGCCAGCACTGTGGTGGCTTTGCCCACGCAGGTCGAGGCACGTCGCTTTGCGTTGAACGTGTTGATTGCCTTTGTGCCTGCTGTGGTGTTGGGCTTGGTGTTTGGTAAGTTCATCAAAGCGCATTTGTTCACGCCCACCGTGGTGGCCAGCACCTTCATCATCGGTGGCTTCATCATCTTGTGGGCCGAAGGCTGGGGCCGTGCCAAGCCCGAGGGTGAAGAAGAGCCAGCCGTTGAGCCAGCGCGCATTGAAACGGTGGAAGCCATGTCGCCGCTCGACGCGTTGAAAGTGGGCTTGGTGCAGTGCTTGGCCATGATCCCCGGCACCAGCCGCAGTGGCGCGACCATCATTGGTGGCATGTTGCTGGGCTTGTCGCGCAAAGCGGCCACTGACTTTTCGTTTTATTTGGCGATTCCTACGCTCATTGGTGCGGGCGCCTATAGCCTTTACAAAGAGCGTGCGCTGCTGAGCATGGCCGATGCGCCCGTGTTTGCCGTGGGCTTGGTGTTCTCGTTCATCAGCGCATGGATTTGTGTGCGTTGGTTGCTGCGCTACATCGCCAGCCACAGCTTTGTGCCGTTTGCTTGGTACCGCATTGTGTTTGGCATCGTGGTGTTGGTGACGGCTTGGACTGATATGGTGACTTGGGCTGCTTGA
- a CDS encoding proteasome-type protease, whose amino-acid sequence MTYCVGIKLKAGLVFLSDSRTNAGLDQISTFRKMIVYEKPGDRFMVLLSAGNLSISQSVREILQIEQLKDTPESEPITIWNAKSMFDAVRVLGAAIRRVHERDAAALKASGVDFNVSLIFGGQIAGEGMRLFQVYSPGNFIEATAETPYFQIGESKYGKPVLDRVLQPDTPLNEAAKCALVSMDSTLKSNLSVGLPLDMVVYEADKFESDKVVCIDENNPYFQMMHNTWGEKLREVFDSIEDPMWNGGATATPLMQPAQRVQALKKIQTPDEKLI is encoded by the coding sequence ATGACCTACTGCGTCGGTATCAAACTCAAAGCGGGCTTGGTGTTCTTGTCCGACTCGCGCACCAACGCGGGCCTCGACCAAATCAGCACCTTCCGCAAAATGATTGTTTACGAGAAGCCAGGCGATCGCTTCATGGTGCTGTTGTCGGCAGGCAATTTGTCCATCTCGCAATCGGTGCGTGAGATTTTGCAAATCGAGCAACTCAAAGACACACCCGAGAGCGAACCCATCACCATCTGGAACGCCAAGAGCATGTTTGATGCGGTGCGCGTCTTGGGTGCGGCCATTCGCCGTGTGCACGAGCGGGATGCTGCGGCCCTCAAAGCCTCGGGCGTGGACTTCAATGTGTCGCTCATCTTTGGCGGCCAAATTGCAGGCGAAGGCATGCGTTTGTTTCAGGTGTACTCACCCGGCAACTTCATCGAAGCCACGGCTGAAACGCCCTACTTCCAAATTGGCGAATCCAAATACGGCAAGCCCGTGCTCGACCGCGTGTTGCAGCCCGACACGCCTTTGAACGAGGCCGCCAAATGCGCCTTGGTGTCGATGGACTCCACCCTCAAATCCAACCTGTCGGTCGGCTTGCCGCTCGACATGGTGGTGTACGAAGCCGACAAGTTTGAAAGCGATAAGGTTGTTTGCATCGACGAGAACAACCCCTACTTTCAGATGATGCACAACACCTGGGGCGAAAAACTGCGCGAGGTGTTTGACAGCATCGAAGACCCGATGTGGAACGGCGGCGCAACCGCCACGCCTTTAATGCAACCCGCACAACGGGTGCAGGCCTTGAAGAAGATTCAAACCCCAGACGAAAAACTCATCTGA
- a CDS encoding alpha/beta hydrolase: MTQPLIVFSHGNSFPACTYRVMLDAIRARGFRVEAVDKFGHDPRYPVTDNWPHLVQQLTDFATPLATQNGPVFLVGHSLGGILSMMVAAKHPELVRGVVLLDSPMLGGWKAKLLKVGKRVPGAEAFSPAAISRKRRTTWASEADVLEHFQHKKVFAKWHPQVLQDYVKYGTHDEQTTQGTRRVLSFDRDIESAIYNGLPDHLETYFKRHPLKCKAALIGGLQSRELKQVGLDFSRRVTHGRVMKIDGTHLFPMEHPLVAAAAVETALLNLIG; the protein is encoded by the coding sequence ATGACACAACCGCTCATCGTTTTCTCGCACGGCAACAGTTTTCCAGCTTGCACCTACCGCGTCATGCTCGACGCCATTCGCGCGCGCGGTTTTCGCGTCGAGGCCGTGGACAAGTTTGGCCACGACCCGCGCTACCCCGTCACCGACAACTGGCCGCACTTGGTGCAGCAGCTCACCGACTTTGCCACGCCCTTGGCTACGCAAAACGGTCCTGTGTTTTTGGTGGGCCATTCATTGGGCGGCATCCTCAGCATGATGGTGGCCGCCAAGCACCCCGAGCTGGTGCGCGGCGTGGTGCTGCTGGACTCGCCCATGCTGGGTGGCTGGAAAGCCAAGCTACTCAAAGTGGGCAAGCGCGTGCCGGGTGCAGAAGCCTTTTCGCCTGCCGCCATCAGCCGCAAACGCCGCACCACCTGGGCGAGCGAAGCCGACGTGTTGGAACATTTTCAACACAAGAAAGTGTTTGCCAAATGGCACCCACAAGTGCTGCAAGACTATGTGAAATACGGCACGCACGACGAGCAAACCACACAAGGCACTCGCCGCGTGTTGAGCTTTGACCGTGATATCGAGAGCGCCATCTACAACGGCCTGCCCGACCACTTAGAAACCTACTTCAAACGCCACCCACTCAAATGCAAAGCCGCCCTGATCGGCGGCTTGCAATCGCGTGAATTGAAACAAGTCGGCTTAGATTTCAGCCGTCGCGTCACGCATGGGCGCGTGATGAAGATTGACGGCACGCATCTGTTTCCGATGGAGCATCCGTTGGTGGCGGCTGCGGCTGTGGAAACGGCGTTGCTCAACCTCATCGGTTAA